Proteins from a genomic interval of Spea bombifrons isolate aSpeBom1 chromosome 4, aSpeBom1.2.pri, whole genome shotgun sequence:
- the KCNIP3 gene encoding calsenilin isoform X2: MGMELFAIAVVIILFVAVLKQFGILEPMSMEDSSESDFELSIVRHQPEGLDQLQAVTKFTKKELQSLYRGFKNECPSGLVDEETFKLIYSQFFPQGDATMYAHFLFNAFDQDRSGAIRFEDFVIGLSILLRGTVHEKLKWAFNLYDINKDGYITKEEMLAIMKSIYDMMGRYTYPMQREDAPIEHVERFFQKMDRNHDGVVTIDEFLETCQKDENIMKSMQLFENVI, encoded by the exons ATGGGGATGGAACTGTTTGCTATTGCCGTGGTTATTATACTCTTTGTAGCTGTCCTCAAGCAGTTTGGGATACTGGAGCCCATGTCCATGGAAG ATAGCAGCGAGAGCGACTTCGAACTATCCATAGTACGTCACCAGCCAGAGGGACTCGATCAGCTTCAAGCTGTCACCAAGTTCACAAAGAAGGAACTTCAGTCCTTATACAGGGGCTTCAAAAAC GAGTGCCCAAGCGGATTGGTTGATGAAGAAACATTCAAGCTAATCTACTCACAGTTCTTTCCACAGGGAG ATGCCACTATGTATGCACACTTTCTCTTCAATGCCTTTGATCAGGACAGGAGCGGGGCAATACGGTTCGAG GATTTTGTCATTGGCCTGTCTATTCTTCTACGGGGGACTGTCCATGAAAAGTTAAAATGGGCCTTCAATCTGTATGATATTAATAAAGATGGATACATCACTAAAGAG GAGATGCTGGCGATTATGAAGTCCATCTATGACATGATGGGGCGTTATACCTACCCTATGCAAAGGGAGGATGCGCCCATTGAGCACGTGGAGAGATTCTTCCAA AAAATGGATCGGAATCATGATGGAGTGGTGACCATTGATGAATTTTTGGAGACCTGTCAGAAG GATGAAAACATAATGAAGTCCATGCAGCTATTCGAGAATGTTATCTAG